The Glycine soja cultivar W05 chromosome 8, ASM419377v2, whole genome shotgun sequence genome has a window encoding:
- the LOC114422661 gene encoding uncharacterized protein LOC114422661 produces the protein MMMNVLGLSLVLTSLAAAGIFSPNPRTEKHGASTIVKEGHRVVVVEYDQGGHQKTKISISPEQPTHHHDHDDDLIKEAASVLPNLCQGISSSSQYSHQPQNHMDHGPLNLHAPNPKELICDAYGKCKHKISDAMEKAQEAIHKKKDKICKTKETVYDKAHDVHEYAQDTVEAAKEDMASNVSNAKDALKLLIGGSMESLNSLMGVANLLGFATAYGICVWVTFISSYVQSRTMPRQQFAVVQSKIYPVYFRAMAYSIALAFLAHFLAHRNSNSDMLQSYNLLASLATLFLNYLYLEPRATKLMLERIKIEKEEGRGRSQDMMSSRTVDPKEPADQEDALRSRIIKLNDKLKKFNSYSSFLNILNLMSLTWHLVYLAQRLHHIC, from the coding sequence atgaTGATGAATGTTTTAGGGTTGAGTCTGGTGTTAACTTCACTGGCAGCAGCAGGAATATTCTCTCCCAATCCCAGAACAGAGAAGCATGGAGCCAGCACCATTGTCAAAGAAGGGCATCGAGTTGTGGTGGTTGAATACGACCAAGGTGGCCATCAGAAAACCAAAATCTCAATATCCCCAGAGCAACCCACGCATCAccatgatcatgatgatgatttGATCAAAGAAGCTGCCTCGGTTCTCCCTAACTTATGCCAAGGCATTTCTTCATCTTCACAATATTCACACCAACCGCAGAATCACATGGATCATGGGCCTTTAAATCTGCATGCTCCTAATCCTAAAGAGCTCATTTGCGACGCCTATGGAAAATGCAAACACAAAATCTCCGACGCCATGGAGAAGGCTCAAGAGGCCATCCATAAGAAGAAGGACAAGATTTGTAAAACTAAAGAGACTGTGTATGATAAAGCCCATGACGTCCATGAATACGCCCAAGACACTGTAGAAGCAGCAAAGGAGGATATGGCCAGTAACGTTTCAAACGCCAAAGATGCATTGAAGCTTCTAATAGGAGGATCTATGGAGAGCCTGAATTCTTTGATGGGGGTGGCTAATCTGCTGGGGTTTGCCACGGCTTATGGGATATGTGTGTGGGTTACGTTCATCTCCAGCTATGTGCAGTCCAGGACTATGCCAAGGCAACAATTTGCAGTGGTGCAGAGTAAAATATACCCTGTTTATTTCAGGGCCATGGCTTATAGCATTGCACTGGCTTTCTTAGCCCATTTCTTAGCCCATAGAAACTCCAACTCTGACATGTTGCAATCATATAATCTTCTGGCCTCCCTTGCCACACTTTTCCTCAATTATCTTTACTTGGAGCCTCGGGCCACCAAGTTGATGTTGGAGAGGATAAAGATAGAAAAAGAGGAAGGAAGAGGCAGATCACAAGACATGATGAGTAGTAGAACAGTAGATCCTAAAGAGCCAGCAGATCAGGAGGATGCACTCAGATCAAGGATAATCAAGCTCAATGACAAGCTCAAGAAATTCAATTCCTATTCCTCATTCCTCAATATCCTCAATCTCATGTCTCTTACTTGGCATCTCGTTTATTTGGCTCAACGACTTCACCATATTTGCTAA
- the LOC114422665 gene encoding transcription factor bHLH80, whose product MQPTSGGGGLARFRSAPASWLESVLLKEEEEEEDPLSFTQLLSTIDDAPSHSQHQLYGTALSNKDKTPEIFMLEDSVPCRVRAKRGCATHPRSIAERVRRTRISDRIRKLQELVPNMDKQTNTADMLDEAVAYVKFLQKQIEELSEHQRRCKCVVQE is encoded by the exons ATGCAACCCACATCCGGCGGCGGCGGGCTGGCAAGGTTCCGTTCAGCTCCGGCGAGCTGGTTAGAATCAGTTCTGTtgaaggaagaggaagaagaagaagaccccTTAAGCTTCACTCAACTGCTTTCCACTATCGATGATGCTCCCTCTCATTCTCAACACCAACTCTATGGTACCGCTCTCTCAAACAAGGATAAAACACCTGAAATCTTCATGTTAGAAGATTCCGTTCCTTGCAGAGTGAGGGCTAAGCGTGGCTGTGCTACTCATCCCAGGAGTATTGCTGAAAGG GTTCGCAGGACTCGTATCAGTGACCGCATCAGAAAGCTGCAAGAACTTGTGCCAAACATGGATAag CAAACAAATACTGCAGATATGTTAGATGAGGCTGTAGCGTATGTCAAGTTTCTACAAAAGCAAATTGAG GAACTGTCAGAGCACCAACGGAGGTGTAAATGCGTGGTTCAAGAGTAA
- the LOC114422656 gene encoding patellin-3-like isoform X2, whose amino-acid sequence MAEEPQKPASAEEVVPVPADTPPTTQSEAEAEVEANAESIEEVVAEAEKAQSGAEDKISQSVSFKEETNVVGDLPEAQRKALDELKRLVQEALNNHELTAPKPEPEKKKTELKALEKKEEEVSEEKKEVEVTEEKKEAEVTEEKKEAEVIEEKKEAEVIEEKKEVDATEEKKEAEVIEEKKEVEVTEEKKEAEVIEEKKETEVIEEKKEREVLEEKKEGVVPISPEEVEIWGIPLLGDERSDVILLKFLRARDFKVKDALSMLRNTVRWRKEFGIEGLVEEDLGSDWDKVVFSHGHDKEGHPVYYNVFGEFEDKELYNKTFWDEEKRNKLIRWMIQSLEKSVRSLDFSPTGISTIVQVNDLKNSPGLGKRELRQATNQVLQLFQDNYPEFVAKQIFINVPWWYLAFSRMISPFFTQRTKSKFLFAGPSKSAHTLFQYIAPELVPVQYGGLSREAEQEFTTSDPVTEVTIKPATKHAVEFPVSEKSHAVWEIRVVGWDVSYGAEFVPGAEDGYTVIVQKNRKIGPADETVITNAFKIGEPGKIVLTIDNQTSKKKKLLYRSKTKPIPE is encoded by the exons ATGGCCGAGGAACCCCAAAAACCAGCCTCCGCTGAAGAAGTGGTGCCTGTTCCTGCGGACACGCCACCAACTACCCAATCTGAAGCTGAAGCTGAAGTTGAAGCAAATGCAGAAAGCATCGAAGAAGTG GTGGCGGAAGCAGAGAAGGCCCAGAGTGGTGCAGAAGACAAGATTTCCCAATCGGTTTCGTTCAAGGAGGAGACCAACGTGGTTGGCGACCTCCCCGAGGCGCAGAGGAAAGCCCTTGATGAGCTCAAGAGGCTTGTTCAAGAAGCGCTCAACAACCATGAGCTAACTGCTCCCAAACCAGAACCAGAGAAGAAGAAAACGGAACTCAAAGCACTGGAGAAGAAGGAGGAAGAAGTCTCTGAAGAGAAGAAGGAAGTTGAAGTgacggaagagaagaaggaagcAGAAGTGACGGAGGAGAAGAAGGAAGCAGAAGTGATAGAAGAGAAGAAGGAAGCAGAAGTGATAGAAGAGAAGAAGGAAGTTGATGCgacggaagagaagaaggaagcAGAAGTGATAGAAGAGAAGAAGGAAGTTGAGGTgacggaagagaagaaggaagcAGAAGTGAtagaagagaagaaggaaacAGAAGTGAtagaagagaagaaggaaagagaaGTCCtagaagaaaagaaggaaggTGTTGTTCCTATTAGTCCAGAGGAAGTTGAGATATGGGGAATTCCCCTGCTTGGGGACGAGAGGAGCGATGTGATTCTGCTAAAGTTTCTTCGGGCCAGGGATTTCAAGGTGAAGGATGCCTTGAGCATGCTGAGAAACACGGTGCGTTGGAGAAAGGAATTCGGAATCGAGGGTCTTGTCGAGGAAGATCTTGGAAGTGATTGGGACAAGGTGGTGTTCAGTCATGGACACGACAAAGAAGGGCACCCGGTGTACTACAACGTGTTCGGTGAGTTTGAGGACAAGGAGTTGTACAACAAGACATTTTGGGACGAGGAGAAGAGGAACAAGTTGATAAGGTGGATGATTCAGTCGTTGGAGAAGAGCGTGAGAAGCCTTGACTTCTCTCCGACAGGCATATCGACAATAGTGCAGGTGAACGACCTTAAGAACTCTCCTGGGCTTGGCAAGAGGGAGCTGAGGCAGGCCACCAATCAGGTCCTTCAATTGTTTCAGGATAACTACCCTGAGTTTGTGGCCAAGCAGATATTCATCAATGTTCCCTGGTGGTACCTTGCCTTTTCTAGGATGATCAGCCCCTTCTTCACACAGAGGACCAAGAGCAAATTTCTCTTTGCTGGCCCATCCAAATCTGCTCACACCCTTTTCCA ATATATAGCTCCGGAGCTGGTGCCGGTTCAATATGGTGGACTTAGCCGAGAGGCTGAACAGGAATTCACCACTTCTGATCCTGTCACTGAGGTTACAATCAAACCCGCGACTAAGCATGCTGTTGAGTTCCCTGTTTCTGAG AAAAGTCATGCTGTTTGGGAAATCCGAGTGGTGGGCTGGGATGTCAGCTACGGTGCTGAATTTGTTCCCGGCGCTGAGGATGGTTACACTGTCATAGTTCAGAAGAACAGGAAAATTGGTCCCGCTGATGAGACCGTTATTACCAACGCTTTCAAAATTGGTGAACCTGGCAAGATTGTACTCACCATAGATAACCAAACTTCCAAGAAGAAGAAACTCCTCTACAGGTCCAAGACCAAGCCCATCCCAGAGTAA
- the LOC114422656 gene encoding patellin-3-like isoform X1 has translation MAEEPQKPASAEEVVPVPADTPPTTQSEAEAEVEANAESIEEVVAEAEKAQSGVEDKISQSEAEAEVEANAKSIEEVVAEAEKAQSGAEDKISQSVSFKEETNVVGDLPEAQRKALDELKRLVQEALNNHELTAPKPEPEKKKTELKALEKKEEEVSEEKKEVEVTEEKKEAEVTEEKKEAEVIEEKKEAEVIEEKKEVDATEEKKEAEVIEEKKEVEVTEEKKEAEVIEEKKETEVIEEKKEREVLEEKKEGVVPISPEEVEIWGIPLLGDERSDVILLKFLRARDFKVKDALSMLRNTVRWRKEFGIEGLVEEDLGSDWDKVVFSHGHDKEGHPVYYNVFGEFEDKELYNKTFWDEEKRNKLIRWMIQSLEKSVRSLDFSPTGISTIVQVNDLKNSPGLGKRELRQATNQVLQLFQDNYPEFVAKQIFINVPWWYLAFSRMISPFFTQRTKSKFLFAGPSKSAHTLFQYIAPELVPVQYGGLSREAEQEFTTSDPVTEVTIKPATKHAVEFPVSEKSHAVWEIRVVGWDVSYGAEFVPGAEDGYTVIVQKNRKIGPADETVITNAFKIGEPGKIVLTIDNQTSKKKKLLYRSKTKPIPE, from the exons ATGGCCGAGGAACCCCAAAAACCAGCCTCCGCTGAAGAAGTGGTGCCTGTTCCTGCGGACACGCCACCAACTACCCAATCTGAAGCTGAAGCTGAAGTTGAAGCAAATGCAGAAAGCATCGAAGAAGTGGTGGCGGAAGCAGAGAAGGCCCAGAGTGGTGTAGAAGACAAGATTTCCCAATCTGAAGCTGAAGCTGAAGTTGAAGCAAATGCAAAAAGCATCGAAGAAGTGGTGGCGGAAGCAGAGAAGGCCCAGAGTGGTGCAGAAGACAAGATTTCCCAATCGGTTTCGTTCAAGGAGGAGACCAACGTGGTTGGCGACCTCCCCGAGGCGCAGAGGAAAGCCCTTGATGAGCTCAAGAGGCTTGTTCAAGAAGCGCTCAACAACCATGAGCTAACTGCTCCCAAACCAGAACCAGAGAAGAAGAAAACGGAACTCAAAGCACTGGAGAAGAAGGAGGAAGAAGTCTCTGAAGAGAAGAAGGAAGTTGAAGTgacggaagagaagaaggaagcAGAAGTGACGGAGGAGAAGAAGGAAGCAGAAGTGATAGAAGAGAAGAAGGAAGCAGAAGTGATAGAAGAGAAGAAGGAAGTTGATGCgacggaagagaagaaggaagcAGAAGTGATAGAAGAGAAGAAGGAAGTTGAGGTgacggaagagaagaaggaagcAGAAGTGAtagaagagaagaaggaaacAGAAGTGAtagaagagaagaaggaaagagaaGTCCtagaagaaaagaaggaaggTGTTGTTCCTATTAGTCCAGAGGAAGTTGAGATATGGGGAATTCCCCTGCTTGGGGACGAGAGGAGCGATGTGATTCTGCTAAAGTTTCTTCGGGCCAGGGATTTCAAGGTGAAGGATGCCTTGAGCATGCTGAGAAACACGGTGCGTTGGAGAAAGGAATTCGGAATCGAGGGTCTTGTCGAGGAAGATCTTGGAAGTGATTGGGACAAGGTGGTGTTCAGTCATGGACACGACAAAGAAGGGCACCCGGTGTACTACAACGTGTTCGGTGAGTTTGAGGACAAGGAGTTGTACAACAAGACATTTTGGGACGAGGAGAAGAGGAACAAGTTGATAAGGTGGATGATTCAGTCGTTGGAGAAGAGCGTGAGAAGCCTTGACTTCTCTCCGACAGGCATATCGACAATAGTGCAGGTGAACGACCTTAAGAACTCTCCTGGGCTTGGCAAGAGGGAGCTGAGGCAGGCCACCAATCAGGTCCTTCAATTGTTTCAGGATAACTACCCTGAGTTTGTGGCCAAGCAGATATTCATCAATGTTCCCTGGTGGTACCTTGCCTTTTCTAGGATGATCAGCCCCTTCTTCACACAGAGGACCAAGAGCAAATTTCTCTTTGCTGGCCCATCCAAATCTGCTCACACCCTTTTCCA ATATATAGCTCCGGAGCTGGTGCCGGTTCAATATGGTGGACTTAGCCGAGAGGCTGAACAGGAATTCACCACTTCTGATCCTGTCACTGAGGTTACAATCAAACCCGCGACTAAGCATGCTGTTGAGTTCCCTGTTTCTGAG AAAAGTCATGCTGTTTGGGAAATCCGAGTGGTGGGCTGGGATGTCAGCTACGGTGCTGAATTTGTTCCCGGCGCTGAGGATGGTTACACTGTCATAGTTCAGAAGAACAGGAAAATTGGTCCCGCTGATGAGACCGTTATTACCAACGCTTTCAAAATTGGTGAACCTGGCAAGATTGTACTCACCATAGATAACCAAACTTCCAAGAAGAAGAAACTCCTCTACAGGTCCAAGACCAAGCCCATCCCAGAGTAA